The Vanessa cardui chromosome 9, ilVanCard2.1, whole genome shotgun sequence genome has a window encoding:
- the LOC124532459 gene encoding uncharacterized protein LOC124532459: MGSSSKTTSNQFDYEDAPHYFPLGGSAGSGKLNPSGSLESTTDLDAKPFSLNDVIAAEKATQPPEKIFEPHNIPQTKKISSLKYKKTFQIKSPSKPKKLKHLQRPRNKRKKLTAKREIQQDEKHTKYIPLLRNIGMLFDNILSSGSSETYDTRKYKYKRNQFNTEDSNERPCTCVSKHDSKIRSDPKQETYPTPSTTEVETETSSIVLITTTPTYHFANDNIHSIRHNKNVSSILTRDSSGFWRNNTRFRKRSGPSYNGSFEGHITGVRRNNEYITINGQGELDIQHNEENTNSHTRNNTSSHRSSGRIRGISTDPRNSKIYRGTDETKKSVLSTNETIEDYSGNIPEYKRNTEFEIRRNETESAIFLPKFTSRLREYDTQEKNTSIRIAESTEKIFDYTSNKRVIGRNGSDTEENKENRRTDKAITPYSSTNSTFPFGKVVMIFDGYSVARDVNGENKRKEKVIHIHS; the protein is encoded by the exons ATCTAGATGCTAAACCTTTTTCACTCAACGACGTTATTGCCGCAGAAAAAGCAACCCAACCTCCTGAGAAGATATTTGAACCAC ATAATATACCCCAAACCAAAAAGATATCTTCATTAAAGTATAAGAagacatttcaaataaaatcaccCTCAAAACCcaagaaattaaaacatttacaaagacCCCGAAACAAACGTAAAAAACTTACCGCAAAACGAGAAATTCAACAAGATGAAAAACATACTAAGTATATACCTTTACTTAGAAATATTGGGatgttatttgataatattctCAGTTCAGGTTCGAGCGAAACCTATGACACaagaaaatacaaatacaagagAAATCAATTTAATACCGAGGACAGTAACGAAAGGCCGTGCACATGCGTCAGTAAACATGATTCCAAGATCAGATCTGACCCGAAACAAGAGACATATCCCACGCCTTCTACCACTGAAGTCGAGACTGAGACTTCCAGCATTGTCCTTATTACCACCACGCCAACCTATCATTTTGCCAATGATAACATCCACAGTATCAGACACAATAAGAACGTATCCTCAATACTTACAAGAGATTCCTCTGGCTTTTGGAGAAACAATACTAGATTCCGTAAGAGAAGCGGCCCCTCATATAACGGGAGCTTTGAGGGACATATCACCGGGGTTCGaagaaataatgaatatattaccaTCAACGGACAAGGGGAACTCGATATACAACACAATGAAGAAAATACCAACAGCCATACACGAAACAATACAAGTAGCCATAGATCCAGTGGAAGAATACGAGGAATCAGCACAGATCCCCGAAATTCAAAGATTTATAGAGGAAccgatgaaacaaaaaaatctgtTCTCTCGACAAATGAAACCATTGAAGACTATTCAGGAAACATTCCAGAATACAAAAGAAATActgaattcgaaattcgaagAAACGAAACAGAAAGCGCAATATTTTTACCGAAATTTACTTCAAGATTACGAGAATATGACACCCAGGAGAAAAACACATCGATACGAATCGCCGAATCTACTGAAAAAATCTTCGATTACACCAGTAATAAACGAGTCATTGGCAGAAATGGCTCTGATACCGaggaaaataaagaaaatcgtAGAACAGATAAAGCAATAACGCCCTATTCTTCAACAAATTCCACTTTTCCATTTGGTAAGGTTGTAATGATTTTTGATGGCTACAGTGTAGCTAGAGATGTTAATGGCGAgaacaaaagaaaagaaaaagtaattcaTATTCACTCATAA
- the LOC124532384 gene encoding signal recognition particle 19 kDa protein — protein MATMITSWNPDKKHSDVERWICIYPAYLNNKKTLAQGRRLPKDICVENPTHQEIRDVLFPTGLRIGVENKLYPRERSKEMLHRGRIRVELKSDDGIPLKAEFPTRESVMKYIVEAIPKLKTRQNRPADQQPQAVQQGSNKAKGKKGRR, from the exons atggcAACTATGATTACCTCGTGGAATCCTGACAAGAAGCACAGTGACGTAgaaag gtGGATTTGTATATACCCggcttacttaaataataagaaaactcTTGCTCAGGGCCGCAGGTTACCAAAAGATATATGTGTTGAAAATCCTACTCATCAGGAGATAAGAGATGTTTTATTTCCTACTGGATTACGTATAGGTGTTGAAAATAAGCTCTATCCACGTGAGCGTAGCAAG GAAATGTTGCACAGAGGTCGTATTCGGGTAGAATTAAAAAGCGATGATGGAATCCCATTAAAAGCAGAATTTCCCACTCGGGAATCTGTTATGAAGTATATTGTCGAAGCCATACCAAAATTGAAGACTCGTcaaaatag ACCTGCTGATCAACAACCTCAAGCAGTTCAACAAGGCAGTAATAAAGCTAAAGGAAAGAAAGGAAGACGATAA